A segment of the Allosaccharopolyspora coralli genome:
TGTCCGGATCGTCCGGTGATCTCCGCGAACTGCTGCACGCGCGGGATCAGGGCGACCAGGAGGCGGCGCTGGCCTTCGACGTCTACCGGCATTCGTTGACTCGCCACGCGGGCGGCCTGGTCGCGACGATGGGTGGGTTGGATCTGCTCGTGTTCACGGGTGGGATCGGGGAGCACCAGGCGGCGGTGCGGGCCGCGTTGTGCCGGGACCTGGAGTTCCTCGGCGTGGCGTTGGACTCGGAGCGCAATGGAAGTTCGGGTGATGCGGACCTCAGCAGGCAAGGTGCCCGGGTCCGGACCGTCGTCGTGGAATCCCGGGAGGATCTGGAGATCGCGCGCCAGACCACCGAGCTGCTCACCTGAGCCGCTTCACGGTCAGCCTCGCGGCCGCCAGCGCCCGAATCCGCCTTCGGTGTTGAGTACCTGCCCGGTGATCCACCGTGCTTCGTCGGTGACGAGCCACGAGATGAGGCGTGCCGGGTCGTCGGGCTGGCCGAAGCGGCCGAAAGGAAACATGGGCGCGGTCTGGTGCCACATCTCCTCGGTGAGGTATCCGGTGTCGACAGGACCGGGATTGACGGTGTTGAGCCGGATCCCGCTGTCGGCGATCTCGTCGGCGAGGGTCGTCGTGATGCCGCCGAGCGCCGCCTTGGCCGCCGCATAGCACACTTCTCCGGGCATGGGTCCGAGACCTTGCCCCGAGGTCATGAACACCACCGCGCCACCGGCTCGACCGTCGTGTCGTGCGACGAAGGCCTGTGTCAGCAGGATGCTGGATCGCGTGTTCACGGCGAAGTGCCGGTCGAGTCCGGCGGCGGTCAGATCACCGAGGGTGCCGTCCTCGCCGCTGAGCGCGTGATTGCACACGAGGATGTCGATGTGCCCGAGAGTCGCGACTGCGTTGTCGAGAACCCGGTGCGGCGCATCGGGTTCGGTCAGGTCCGCGTGCAGATCGGCGAGAACGGCGTCGTCGATGAGATGGGATCGGACGGAGGACAGCACGGCATCCAGGTCGTCGACACCCCAGTCCTGATCGTGATCGTGCGGTGCGTAGTGGTGCACGAAGACGTGGGCTCCGAGCGCGGCCAACCTGCATGCGATGGCGTGGCCGATGCCGGCCCTGCGGCTCACGCCCGTGATCAAGGCGCCCCGCCCCCGCAACGGCAGCGGACCCCGCGACAGGTCGCCAGTTTCGTCCATATCGGGATCGTGGCAGTGCAGACGGAGGCGCTCAACCGAGTTTCCCAGGAGTTCAAGGGTCCCCCTGGGTTAGCCTCTCAGAGTGCATTTTGGAACTGGCTTGTGTGCCCGTAGGGCACGGTCATGCGTGTCCAGTCTCGGCAGGGTGAGGGGCTCCGGCGTTCGGAGTTCGTGCCTCGCAAGGCAGGGGTTCTCGCCGCGTACGGCTGGTACTCAAGAGGACCCAACGCCGCGGGCGCGAACTGGGGCGGCGGTACCGGACCACCCACCCAGGTTCCACAACGGCCCTCTCAGACTCAGTCCGCGCGTCCTTTTACTCCGATCGGCGTGAATGGGAGTTCCAGAGCACGCATTCGTCGCAGTAGCCACCGTCTGCGCGACGCCACCACTGGCAACACGTGCGCCGTCGCGCCCACGGTCCGGGCGGTTCGCGGTCGAGGTCGAGGAGTTTCACCAGCCCGGTGGCTTCGCGGAGTTCCGTCGCCGAATGCACCGCATCTCCGGGTAGTCCCGCACGCTGCAGCCGCCACAGCACGGTGCCGAGCAGACCGACTGGGTTTCCCCAGTATTCGTGGCTCGACGCCGGTGGACCACCCAGTGCGTGCAGCGACTCGGCGAGTGGGGTGAAGAAGGCGCGCATCTCCTTCCACCAGCGGTCCGCATCGGGGTCGACGGCGACCTCGGTGGTGGTGAGCGCGCGCAACCGCCCGTGTTCGTCGATCTGGGCGTCGAGTGTGGACAACGCCGGAACCCGTGCGGCGAAGTGGTACTCGGGGACACTGGCGCAACACGCGAGCCAGCCCGCGCGGAACGCCACGAGCACCAGGCCGGCTCGTCGATGCCGGAACCCACCGCGCTCCTGCCATTCCTCGACACAGCGTGGCAACCACGGTCCTGCCGTGTCGCAAAATTCCGTCCACGGCACGGTGGTCAGCGTCTCCGGCGGAGCCAGAGACGGCCGGGGCAGGAGCCGGTCGCACTCGCGTAGACGCCCGCGCAGCACTGCGTCCGAACAGGTGGGCGCGCGCATGGGTCTCCTCGGGTTGGGGGGGGGGCGCGACGACCCTATCCGCTCGCCGCCGATCGCGGTGTCGTCGTCAGGCCGAGGGGTCGACAGACAGCGAGGCCGTCGCCGTGCCGAGCGTCGGGTGTTGGCCGGTCAGCGTCACGATGCCGCTCTGCCGGAGGCGGCTCCGGATCCACACCGCACCCGCGCCTCCGGTCGCCTCCAACGGGAACGGGTTGTCGCCGACCAGCTCGGCAGGCCCGTCGAGATCGAGAGTGACGTCGCCGGTGACGTAGGGCCGCAGGGTTCCGTGCTCGTCGACGGCACGCAGCTCCGCGCGCGTCGCGTCCGCTCCGTCCGCGACGAGCGCCGGATCGTCGACGACGAGCGAGAGCCGGTCACGGCCGCGATCAGAGGACAGGTGCCGGGTGAGCACGAGCGTGTCCCCGAGGTAGCCGTCGATGCGCAGCCTGGGAGCGTCGGAACCGTCGATGGTGGACAGATCCGTCAGGAACGGCGGGTACGGCAGACGTGGGAACTCGTCGCGCGCCGGCCACAGCGTCGCGAACGGACTCCCGTCGACGGCCAGTTCGAGGCGGTCCAGGTTCGACCAGATCGCCGCGCGCCGCAACGCCGTCGCCGGGCTCGTCGGATCGAAGTCCCACGAGAACGAAGGCTCGATGACGACGCGTTCCTCCGGCGAGACCTGTGCGCGGTACACCGCGGCGCCGGGTTTCGGGATCCGGAACAGATCGAGGACTCCCGGCCACTTGATGCCGTCCGCGACGTTTCCGTGTCCCGACGGGTAGTCGAACCCGGCCCACGGGAGCACGCCGGTGTAGCGAGGGTCGGACAGCCCGAGGTCGTGCACTCGGGCGTGTGCGAACGCCTGCCCCTGCTGTACGTCCTGGGGATCGGTGCGGCGGTAGAACATCGCCGGCCCGGAGAGCGTGCCGACCGCTTCGCTCACGAGGTAGGGCCGATCGTCGCGGGGAGGGGCCAGTTCGGGCCTTGTGCGGCCGTCGGTGTCGCGGCTCGCCGAGTAGTCGTTGTAGCCGAACACGTCGTGCTGAAATCGCTCGGTCGCGTGGTCGGTGCCGAGGACAGCCCCGGTGGTCTGGCGCGAATCGTCCAGCGATTGCACCAGGTCCTGGGTGGCCGCGTAGAACTCGGGATGGTCGGCTGTCTCGTTGAGGCGTGCCGCCCAGACAATGACCGACGGGTGGTGTCGCGCACGCACGACCATGTCCCCGACATCGCGGTAGGCGCGGCGCAACCATTCGTCGTCGCCGAGGTACTGCCAGCTCGGCGGCTCGTCCCAGACGAGCAACCCGAGTTCGTCGCAGGCGTCGAGGAATGCCTCGTGCTGCGGGTAGTGCGAACAGCGGACCATGGTGCAGTTCAGTTCGCGCCGCAGAATCTCCGCGTCCCGTCGCTGCACCCGCGCAGGCATGGCGCCACCGGCGAAGGGATAAAGCTGGTGGCGATTGAGGCCGAAGAGCTGGAGACGTTCGCCGTTGAGGTAGAAGCCGTCCCGGCGGAACTCCGCGTCGCGGAAGCCGATGCGCCTACTGCGCCGGTCGAGGACGTGTCCGTCCCGCCGCAGTTCGACGTCGACGGTGTAGAGCTTCGGTGACCGAGTGCTCCACAGCGCGATGTCGTCCAGATCGCGTACGACGACGGTGACGATGTCCTCGTCGCATGCAGCCGAGGCCTCGGCGAGCACCCGGTCGTCGTCACGCACGGCCACACCGACCGTGACCCCGTCGCCTGCGGACTCGACCTCGCATCGCACTTCGAGTCGCCGCCGGTGGCCGAGGACGTCCCGGGCAACGGGATGGACATCGGCGAGGTGGTGCTCCGGTACAGCGACCAGGTGGACTTGCCGGTAGAGGCCCGCGGGTTGCCAGAAGTCGACCGCGCTGCTCGGCCGGTCCAAGCCGTGATTCGGTGGGACTTCGGGGAGGAACGCACCGTCGAGCTCCACGTCGAGCACGTGCGGTCCGGGGGCCTCGTCCAGAATCGAGGTGATCTCGCGACACCACGGCAGATACCCGCCGAGATGCGGTTCGAGCAGGTGCCCGTCGAGGTGCACGGTGGCTGCGGTGAGCGTCCCGTCGAACAGCAAGAACCATCGGTGCGTGCTCGCCGGGTCCACGCGGAACCGATGGCGGTACAGCCACCGCCGTTCCCAGCTCGCCGGATCCCACCGGCGCCACGAGAGCGGGACCACCGTGTGCGGAGGCACCACGGTCGACAGGGACTCGTCCGGAACCGAGGCCGGTTCCTGTCCGCTCGGCAACGGTCCGAACGACCACTCCTTGAGCGTGCGGCGCGCACGCCCGACGACGCG
Coding sequences within it:
- a CDS encoding glycoside hydrolase family 2 protein: MSASDVARVVGRARRTLKEWSFGPLPSGQEPASVPDESLSTVVPPHTVVPLSWRRWDPASWERRWLYRHRFRVDPASTHRWFLLFDGTLTAATVHLDGHLLEPHLGGYLPWCREITSILDEAPGPHVLDVELDGAFLPEVPPNHGLDRPSSAVDFWQPAGLYRQVHLVAVPEHHLADVHPVARDVLGHRRRLEVRCEVESAGDGVTVGVAVRDDDRVLAEASAACDEDIVTVVVRDLDDIALWSTRSPKLYTVDVELRRDGHVLDRRSRRIGFRDAEFRRDGFYLNGERLQLFGLNRHQLYPFAGGAMPARVQRRDAEILRRELNCTMVRCSHYPQHEAFLDACDELGLLVWDEPPSWQYLGDDEWLRRAYRDVGDMVVRARHHPSVIVWAARLNETADHPEFYAATQDLVQSLDDSRQTTGAVLGTDHATERFQHDVFGYNDYSASRDTDGRTRPELAPPRDDRPYLVSEAVGTLSGPAMFYRRTDPQDVQQGQAFAHARVHDLGLSDPRYTGVLPWAGFDYPSGHGNVADGIKWPGVLDLFRIPKPGAAVYRAQVSPEERVVIEPSFSWDFDPTSPATALRRAAIWSNLDRLELAVDGSPFATLWPARDEFPRLPYPPFLTDLSTIDGSDAPRLRIDGYLGDTLVLTRHLSSDRGRDRLSLVVDDPALVADGADATRAELRAVDEHGTLRPYVTGDVTLDLDGPAELVGDNPFPLEATGGAGAVWIRSRLRQSGIVTLTGQHPTLGTATASLSVDPSA
- a CDS encoding SDR family oxidoreductase; its protein translation is MDETGDLSRGPLPLRGRGALITGVSRRAGIGHAIACRLAALGAHVFVHHYAPHDHDQDWGVDDLDAVLSSVRSHLIDDAVLADLHADLTEPDAPHRVLDNAVATLGHIDILVCNHALSGEDGTLGDLTAAGLDRHFAVNTRSSILLTQAFVARHDGRAGGAVVFMTSGQGLGPMPGEVCYAAAKAALGGITTTLADEIADSGIRLNTVNPGPVDTGYLTEEMWHQTAPMFPFGRFGQPDDPARLISWLVTDEARWITGQVLNTEGGFGRWRPRG
- a CDS encoding (2Fe-2S)-binding protein, coding for MRAPTCSDAVLRGRLRECDRLLPRPSLAPPETLTTVPWTEFCDTAGPWLPRCVEEWQERGGFRHRRAGLVLVAFRAGWLACCASVPEYHFAARVPALSTLDAQIDEHGRLRALTTTEVAVDPDADRWWKEMRAFFTPLAESLHALGGPPASSHEYWGNPVGLLGTVLWRLQRAGLPGDAVHSATELREATGLVKLLDLDREPPGPWARRRTCCQWWRRADGGYCDECVLWNSHSRRSE